From Polynucleobacter sp. JS-JIR-II-b4, a single genomic window includes:
- a CDS encoding tartrate dehydrogenase → MNAKKIFKNPKIAVIPGDGIGKEVMPEGVRALEAANRKFNLGMQFDHFDFASCDYYLKHGKMMPDDWFDILMKYDAIFFGAVGMPDILPDHVSLWGSLIQFRRGFDQYVNLRPVRLLPGVPCPLANRKPGDIDFFVVRENTEGEYSSVGGKMFPDTDREIVIQESVFTRQGVDRILQYAFDLAQSRPKKHLTSATKSNGIAITMPYWDERVEAMSKKFADVRADKYHIDILAAHFVMNPDRFDVVVASNLFGDILSDLGPACTGTIAVAPSGSINPEGKFPSLFEPVHGSAPDIFGKMIANPIGQIWSGAMMLDHLGYPEAGKAIFSAIEKVLASGPGHAPLTPDLGGTAKTDDLGKAIAAAI, encoded by the coding sequence ATGAACGCAAAGAAAATATTTAAAAATCCTAAGATTGCCGTTATTCCCGGAGACGGTATTGGCAAGGAAGTCATGCCAGAGGGTGTGCGCGCGCTAGAGGCGGCCAATCGTAAATTTAATCTTGGTATGCAGTTTGATCATTTTGATTTTGCGAGCTGTGATTACTATCTCAAGCATGGCAAGATGATGCCGGATGATTGGTTCGATATCCTCATGAAGTACGACGCGATCTTTTTTGGCGCAGTCGGCATGCCGGACATTCTGCCTGACCATGTATCGCTTTGGGGAAGCTTAATTCAATTTCGCCGTGGCTTTGATCAGTACGTCAATTTGCGTCCAGTACGTTTATTGCCGGGAGTGCCATGCCCCCTGGCCAACCGTAAGCCTGGTGACATCGATTTCTTTGTAGTTCGCGAGAACACTGAAGGTGAATACTCCAGCGTTGGTGGCAAGATGTTCCCGGATACCGATCGTGAGATCGTGATTCAAGAATCTGTTTTCACTAGACAAGGCGTTGACCGAATTTTGCAATACGCTTTTGACTTAGCCCAAAGTCGCCCTAAAAAGCATTTAACTTCCGCAACCAAATCAAATGGTATTGCCATCACCATGCCTTATTGGGATGAGCGTGTAGAGGCGATGTCTAAGAAATTTGCTGACGTTAGGGCTGACAAATATCATATTGATATTTTGGCTGCTCACTTCGTTATGAATCCAGATCGGTTTGACGTTGTAGTAGCGAGCAATTTATTTGGAGATATTCTCTCCGACTTAGGTCCCGCGTGTACCGGCACCATTGCAGTAGCACCATCCGGCAGCATCAATCCTGAAGGTAAATTCCCCTCCCTGTTTGAGCCAGTTCACGGTTCAGCGCCTGATATCTTTGGCAAAATGATCGCCAACCCGATTGGTCAGATTTGGAGTGGGGCGATGATGTTAGATCACCTTGGTTATCCAGAGGCTGGTAAAGCAATATTTAGTGCCATTGAAAAGGTATTGGCATCTGGTCCAGGACATGCGCCTTTGACACCAGATCTTGGTGGCACCGCTAAGACAGATGATTTGGGTAAGGCGATTGCCGCAGCAATCTAA
- a CDS encoding NADH:flavin oxidoreductase/NADH oxidase: MSLLFSSYTLNSPRGPLELANRIVVAPMCQYSANNGEATDWHLMHWGNLLNSGAALFIIEATGVSPEARITPACLGLWDDRTEAALKDKLSRARGLAPATPVFIQLAHAGRKASSATPWDGGQLLSTDQGGWETLAPSAIPQLDGERLPHELSKVELKKLIDDFVASAKRADRIGIDGIELHGAHGYLLHQFLSPIANQRTDEYGGSFENRIRFPLELFAAVRAAYQGVLGIRISASDWIEGGWTPEETANFAKQLKPLGCDFVHISSGGISPKQKIAIGPNYQVPFAKIVKDQSSLPTMTVGLITEPQQAEDILQAGDADLIALARAFLYKPRWGWEAAAALGGTVTANERYWRCLPREAQAVFGDVKVGQR; encoded by the coding sequence ATGAGTCTTTTATTTTCGAGCTATACCCTCAATTCCCCGCGGGGACCTCTAGAACTCGCAAATCGCATTGTGGTTGCCCCGATGTGCCAATATTCGGCCAATAATGGCGAGGCAACAGACTGGCACCTCATGCATTGGGGAAATTTACTCAATAGCGGTGCAGCCCTCTTCATTATTGAGGCCACTGGGGTAAGCCCAGAGGCCCGAATTACGCCAGCATGTTTGGGACTTTGGGATGATCGCACTGAAGCAGCCCTTAAGGACAAACTGAGTCGTGCGCGTGGTCTGGCTCCTGCTACGCCTGTTTTTATTCAGCTAGCTCATGCTGGTCGAAAAGCATCCAGTGCGACACCCTGGGACGGCGGACAATTGCTCTCAACGGATCAGGGTGGATGGGAAACACTAGCGCCCTCAGCGATCCCCCAGTTAGATGGAGAGCGTTTACCTCATGAATTGAGTAAGGTTGAATTAAAAAAGTTGATTGATGATTTTGTAGCATCAGCAAAGCGTGCAGATCGTATTGGAATTGATGGGATTGAACTCCATGGTGCTCATGGATACTTGTTACATCAATTTTTATCTCCTATCGCCAATCAACGCACTGATGAGTATGGCGGCTCATTTGAAAACCGCATTCGCTTTCCATTGGAGTTATTTGCTGCAGTAAGAGCGGCATACCAAGGTGTGCTTGGCATACGCATTTCAGCTAGCGATTGGATTGAGGGTGGCTGGACTCCGGAAGAAACAGCGAATTTTGCAAAACAACTTAAACCTTTGGGTTGTGATTTTGTACACATTTCTTCTGGTGGTATTTCGCCAAAACAAAAGATTGCAATTGGTCCAAATTACCAAGTGCCTTTCGCAAAGATAGTTAAAGACCAATCTAGTTTGCCAACCATGACTGTTGGACTCATTACCGAGCCCCAGCAAGCCGAAGATATTTTGCAAGCGGGTGATGCGGATCTCATAGCTTTGGCTAGAGCATTCCTATACAAGCCTCGCTGGGGTTGGGAAGCTGCAGCAGCCCTTGGTGGCACAGTTACCGCAAATGAGCGTTATTGGCGTTGTTTACCTCGAGAAGCGCAAGCCGTATTTGGTGACGTAAAAGTAGGGCAGAGATAA
- the dnaQ gene encoding DNA polymerase III subunit epsilon, with the protein MRQVILDTETTGLNPATGDRIIEIGCVEMVGRRLTDRTFHYYINPERDIDAGAFAVHGLSREFLSDKPTFANIVEQLIEFVDGAEIVIHNAAFDLGFLDNEFALLKRPPFRNLASKITDTLLDARQMFPGKRNSLDALCERFSISNKHRTLHGALLDAQLLAEVYVSMTRGQEDLSIDLIDYTVGADSTGHAKALPTNLMVLSASDDDLQSHEKILAEIAKASKKDPVWSPLNATA; encoded by the coding sequence ATGCGTCAAGTTATTCTCGATACCGAAACTACTGGCCTTAATCCAGCCACTGGCGACCGGATTATTGAAATTGGTTGCGTTGAGATGGTTGGTCGTCGTCTAACCGATAGAACTTTCCATTACTACATTAATCCTGAACGCGATATTGATGCCGGCGCCTTTGCAGTCCACGGACTTTCTAGAGAGTTTTTATCTGATAAACCAACCTTTGCAAACATTGTTGAGCAGTTAATTGAGTTTGTAGATGGCGCTGAAATTGTGATTCATAACGCAGCCTTCGATTTGGGATTCTTGGATAACGAGTTTGCCCTTTTAAAGCGCCCGCCATTCAGAAATTTAGCCTCTAAGATTACCGACACCCTGCTCGACGCACGTCAAATGTTCCCCGGAAAGCGCAATTCATTAGATGCACTGTGTGAACGTTTTTCAATTAGTAATAAACACCGTACTTTGCACGGTGCTTTATTAGACGCCCAGTTGCTGGCTGAAGTTTACGTATCGATGACTAGAGGTCAAGAAGACCTTTCTATTGATCTGATTGACTACACAGTGGGAGCAGACTCTACTGGCCATGCCAAGGCATTGCCAACGAATCTGATGGTGCTTTCAGCCTCCGATGACGATCTACAAAGCCATGAAAAAATCTTGGCAGAAATTGCCAAGGCAAGTAAAAAGGACCCCGTTTGGAGTCCTTTAAATGCTACTGCCTAA
- a CDS encoding SprT family zinc-dependent metalloprotease yields MKQHTVREAWLEDAVRHLEPVFSKAGYAIPPVRVSCGFPASSSPRTTLGQCWPRERSGGGVNEIFISPKLDEPVQLLDTLVHELCHAVDDCFSGHGEDFKGIAQTVGLEGPARMAHATEELTVRLMMISQELGPYPHQAIVFPPPRPSNASRSKAKCGQCGYEVTLLKKWASYGAPICPKDNIRMLEDVPETIENTTDYDSESVGKGSKKAPDEIRRAIS; encoded by the coding sequence ATGAAGCAACATACAGTCCGTGAGGCCTGGCTTGAAGATGCAGTAAGGCATCTTGAGCCGGTCTTTTCAAAAGCAGGTTATGCAATCCCTCCCGTCAGGGTCTCATGCGGATTCCCAGCCTCTAGTAGCCCTAGAACGACACTGGGGCAATGTTGGCCTCGTGAGCGCTCAGGTGGTGGCGTGAATGAGATATTCATATCCCCTAAGTTGGACGAACCCGTACAGCTTTTAGATACCTTGGTTCATGAGCTCTGTCATGCGGTGGATGACTGCTTTAGCGGCCATGGCGAAGATTTCAAGGGAATCGCTCAAACGGTGGGTCTGGAAGGCCCCGCCAGAATGGCTCATGCCACTGAGGAGCTCACTGTAAGGCTGATGATGATTAGTCAGGAGCTTGGCCCTTACCCGCACCAGGCGATTGTTTTCCCACCCCCAAGGCCTAGCAATGCCAGTCGAAGTAAGGCCAAATGTGGTCAATGTGGCTACGAGGTGACCTTGCTCAAGAAATGGGCCAGTTATGGCGCACCCATCTGTCCCAAGGACAACATCCGGATGCTGGAAGATGTTCCAGAGACAATCGAAAATACCACTGATTACGATAGTGAATCAGTTGGAAAGGGTAGCAAGAAGGCGCCAGATGAAATCCGTCGCGCTATTAGCTAG
- a CDS encoding efflux RND transporter periplasmic adaptor subunit codes for MSKIESSLDKAFAKLVQFKDIGKVRLCALWQIYSPQLDQVKKLDFATVKSFVIRFKWRLLLILLLLYAGSKAYDYFFPASAKSGGPVTITSFVAQKKDVPLIIEATGTIVSNSIVDIRPMVTNTVATIQVKDGQEVKAGDLLFTLDDRNDKANYEKLKALADDAQKQYLRAKELVAKNFISKAALETTLANAKSAQAAARAAEVQLSFDYIKSPIDGRAGIVNVFPGSLVQASNIVSTATSSTATSSVGSMVTITQLNPINVQFVIPEKDIPIILENQLDGDAMNVTVTVGDSGKRAYEGKVLVVDNQVDPSIAAVRVKAQIPNDSKTLLPGEFARVSLVANTLKDALAIPSQAVVINPRGKLVYVVDKDDKVAAKPVKVVYDYQGLSVVTGIDAGDRVVVEGKQNLRPGSKVREDKSAAPQATATSTTPTAPEKK; via the coding sequence GTGTCAAAAATAGAATCTTCACTCGATAAGGCTTTTGCCAAACTCGTTCAATTTAAAGATATAGGCAAAGTTCGCCTGTGCGCCCTTTGGCAAATATATTCACCCCAATTAGACCAAGTCAAGAAACTAGATTTCGCGACAGTAAAATCTTTTGTAATCAGATTTAAATGGCGCTTGCTATTAATTCTGCTCCTACTCTATGCAGGCTCAAAGGCATATGATTATTTTTTCCCAGCCTCTGCTAAATCTGGCGGCCCAGTTACCATAACATCATTCGTAGCCCAGAAAAAAGATGTGCCTCTAATTATCGAGGCGACTGGCACTATTGTTTCCAACAGCATTGTTGATATTCGCCCAATGGTCACCAATACCGTCGCTACAATTCAGGTAAAAGATGGCCAAGAAGTCAAAGCTGGCGATCTGCTATTTACCTTAGATGACCGCAACGATAAAGCGAACTATGAGAAGCTCAAAGCCCTTGCTGATGATGCTCAAAAACAATATCTACGCGCCAAAGAATTAGTGGCTAAAAACTTTATTTCCAAGGCCGCTCTAGAAACTACATTGGCTAATGCCAAGTCAGCGCAAGCTGCAGCCCGCGCGGCAGAAGTGCAGCTCTCTTTTGATTACATTAAGTCCCCAATTGATGGTCGCGCTGGTATCGTCAATGTGTTCCCGGGCTCCTTGGTTCAAGCTAGCAATATTGTTTCCACTGCGACAAGCTCAACAGCTACATCTAGCGTTGGATCCATGGTGACCATTACCCAATTGAACCCAATTAATGTTCAGTTTGTCATTCCAGAAAAAGATATTCCCATCATCTTGGAGAACCAATTAGACGGTGATGCGATGAATGTTACGGTAACTGTAGGCGATAGCGGTAAAAGAGCTTACGAAGGAAAAGTGCTGGTTGTTGATAACCAAGTCGACCCTTCGATTGCGGCGGTACGCGTGAAAGCACAAATCCCGAATGACTCCAAAACACTTTTGCCGGGTGAATTTGCTCGCGTATCCCTAGTGGCCAATACTTTGAAGGATGCCTTAGCCATTCCATCGCAAGCAGTAGTGATCAACCCCCGCGGAAAACTTGTTTATGTTGTCGATAAAGATGACAAAGTGGCAGCCAAGCCCGTAAAAGTAGTTTATGACTACCAAGGATTGTCTGTTGTCACCGGTATAGATGCTGGCGATAGAGTGGTGGTTGAGGGCAAGCAGAATTTGCGCCCAGGAAGCAAAGTCCGCGAGGATAAATCAGCCGCACCACAAGCAACTGCTACCTCTACAACTCCAACAGCCCCAGAGAAAAAATGA
- a CDS encoding amidase, with protein MKDLESLSATQAIKALSKREIKATDLLLSCLDRIGQKESVVKAWASLGKENALSRAKQLDKGAFQGLLHGLPIGVKDLYDTYDLPTSYGSPIYANHYPVADAVAVALMRQSGAIILGKTVTTEFATFKSGLTTNPHNPKHTPGGSSSGSAAAVADFMVPLATGSQTAGSIIRPASFCGVVGFKPSYGKVSIAGIKSLSVTLDTMGCFGRTVEDVGLGVAAMSGDHRLAKIEVLHNKPRIAICKTSNWPFAQKENATALAVARHTAEMIAKGTVIDLKLPKTCDGLTQAQTRIMISEISRSLTFERVHYAKKLSPQLLKQLSEGAEISYEQYAKDLSLADRSREAMEDLFNNEVDILIGPSANGEAPNIKDGTGDPLFSRAWTLLGLPCININVSSGPNGLPVGVQLIAGPGKDHFLLSAARAFTLALPDPTLRDQA; from the coding sequence ATGAAAGATCTAGAAAGCCTAAGCGCTACCCAAGCCATCAAAGCCCTCTCTAAGAGGGAAATTAAAGCCACTGATTTACTCCTATCCTGCCTAGACCGCATAGGGCAAAAAGAGAGCGTTGTTAAGGCTTGGGCAAGCCTGGGTAAGGAAAATGCCTTATCTCGCGCCAAACAGCTTGATAAGGGCGCCTTTCAGGGTCTATTACATGGTCTCCCAATTGGGGTGAAGGATCTTTATGACACCTATGATTTGCCGACCTCCTATGGTTCACCCATTTACGCCAACCACTATCCAGTCGCTGATGCTGTGGCGGTTGCCCTGATGCGACAGTCTGGTGCCATTATTTTAGGCAAAACTGTTACAACAGAGTTTGCAACATTTAAGAGTGGCTTAACAACGAATCCACATAACCCAAAGCACACTCCCGGCGGATCCTCTAGCGGCTCTGCTGCTGCAGTAGCCGATTTCATGGTTCCACTAGCAACCGGCAGTCAAACTGCTGGGTCAATCATTCGCCCTGCTTCTTTTTGTGGTGTAGTGGGTTTTAAACCTAGTTACGGCAAAGTGAGTATTGCGGGAATTAAAAGTCTTTCTGTAACACTCGACACCATGGGTTGCTTTGGTAGAACAGTAGAAGATGTGGGGCTCGGTGTAGCAGCTATGAGTGGCGATCATCGACTAGCAAAAATTGAAGTCTTGCATAACAAACCTCGCATTGCCATTTGCAAAACATCTAACTGGCCGTTTGCACAAAAGGAAAATGCAACAGCTCTTGCTGTTGCCCGGCATACTGCCGAGATGATTGCCAAAGGCACTGTAATTGATCTGAAGTTACCAAAGACATGTGATGGACTCACCCAAGCCCAAACTCGCATCATGATCTCTGAAATATCACGCAGCCTTACTTTTGAACGAGTGCATTACGCTAAAAAGCTCAGCCCACAACTTCTAAAGCAACTTAGTGAAGGCGCTGAAATTAGCTACGAGCAATATGCAAAAGATTTGAGCCTTGCCGATAGATCAAGGGAGGCCATGGAAGACTTATTTAATAATGAAGTTGATATCTTGATTGGCCCAAGTGCAAATGGCGAAGCGCCCAACATCAAAGATGGTACTGGAGATCCTCTTTTTTCTAGAGCTTGGACTCTTCTAGGTTTGCCCTGCATCAATATCAACGTAAGCAGTGGCCCCAACGGATTGCCAGTAGGCGTGCAACTCATTGCAGGCCCAGGTAAAGATCATTTCTTATTAAGCGCTGCCCGGGCATTTACATTGGCATTGCCTGACCCCACCCTGCGAGATCAGGCTTAG
- a CDS encoding tripartite tricarboxylate transporter substrate binding protein, with product MKKYSVVRSALVILGLGISCLVMAESFPDRPITLVVPNPPGGLVDTSARLLSEPLTRVIGQPVIVDNKPGASGNTAYQYVAKAKPDGYTLLISYSGYHVGNPALFDKLPWDPIKDFSPIALLTVSTNVIAVHPSVPVNNLKEFIAYAKANPGKLNYASQGNGSVSHIGTEIFKQTTGVDMVHVPYKGSGPAIQDVLAGQVQVFISTPPSVMQHVQSGKLKGLAVTGKNRHPGMPNVPTTAEAGLPSFQLESWVALYAPAGTPAPVVTKLTNSVKQSLALPEIKERADAAGVELRYLGPNQTDALVKKEIPFWAKAIKAANITLD from the coding sequence ATGAAAAAATATTCAGTGGTACGCAGTGCGCTTGTAATTTTGGGGCTTGGGATTTCATGCCTAGTTATGGCTGAATCCTTTCCGGATCGTCCAATTACTTTAGTAGTGCCTAATCCACCAGGCGGGCTGGTTGATACTTCGGCACGTCTATTGAGTGAACCATTAACACGTGTGATCGGTCAACCAGTGATTGTTGACAATAAGCCGGGAGCAAGCGGTAACACGGCCTATCAGTATGTTGCCAAAGCAAAGCCCGATGGCTATACCTTATTAATTTCCTATTCTGGATATCACGTTGGTAATCCCGCTTTATTCGATAAGCTTCCGTGGGACCCAATTAAAGATTTCTCGCCAATTGCTTTGCTGACTGTTTCAACCAATGTCATTGCAGTACACCCTTCAGTTCCAGTAAATAATCTGAAGGAATTCATTGCATATGCAAAAGCTAATCCAGGTAAATTAAATTACGCCTCACAGGGCAATGGTTCTGTATCGCATATTGGTACGGAAATCTTCAAGCAAACTACCGGTGTAGATATGGTGCATGTTCCATACAAGGGATCTGGGCCAGCCATTCAGGATGTTTTGGCGGGGCAGGTACAGGTATTTATTAGTACGCCACCCTCAGTCATGCAACACGTCCAAAGTGGAAAACTCAAGGGACTTGCTGTGACCGGCAAAAATCGTCACCCTGGTATGCCAAACGTACCAACCACCGCTGAAGCTGGTCTACCATCATTTCAGTTGGAATCATGGGTGGCCCTCTATGCGCCTGCCGGAACTCCTGCACCAGTCGTTACCAAGCTCACTAATTCTGTAAAGCAGAGCTTAGCATTGCCTGAAATTAAAGAGCGTGCGGATGCTGCTGGTGTTGAACTTCGTTACTTGGGACCAAACCAAACCGATGCGCTAGTTAAGAAAGAGATCCCTTTCTGGGCTAAAGCAATTAAAGCGGCAAACATTACTCTCGATTAA
- a CDS encoding efflux RND transporter permease subunit translates to MTLSELCIRRPVMTVLLSIATVIAGAVAYMKIPVAALPSFNTPVISVSASLPGASPENMAASVALPLEKEFSTIDGITVISSTNSLGSTSITLEFNNDRDIDKAAVDVQAALLRAQKRLPIEMTVPPSYRKINPADTPVLVVRMSSPSISLSDLNQYAENLLSPNLSTISGVAQVLVYGAKRYAVRVRVHPDALANRNLTIDDIAVAINKANSNSPVGVLDGPRQAITIYANPQLVRPEEFANLIVSQKNGLPIYLKDVADVIESYEDVKTLASSNGERSIAIAVLRQPSANTVDVVNSVKALLPQLQKQMPESVRMQLLNDRSLSILEAIHDVNLTLALTILLVVMVIFLFLKHVSATVIPSISLPISLIGAFFLLYFLGYSLDNISLLGITLAVGLVVDDAIVVLENIMRYVEQGMDPLKASLKGSKEVGFTIISISISLVAVFIPLFFMAGPIGLLFREFAVVVSLSILVSAVVSLTVVPMLCSRFLPKPGEHAKEYAINKKFDRVFDWMLKTYIRYLDLALNNRKKVLWGALSTFVITVVLFVYSPKGFFPEEDIGQIQATTEASEDISFKAMLALQDRAAELVNKDPNVDSSISVIGGGASSGYNTGRIFIILKPKGDRAKMAQVMEGLRNKFKEIPGLQVYMRPVQNLQLGGKNSKSRYQFTLQSVGFEGVNEWADKLMQKMRADPLFRDVTSDSQLKGLNVKINIDREKAASAGVTIADIRTALYSAYGEKQVSTIYTPVNTYYVILEAAEEDRQYETDLNKIFVRGRATDKLIPLSSVASFTRQIGPTAVNHQGQIPAVTLSFNLAPDVFLGDATKKIEEYAKEIGLPASIITSYGGDAAVFKSNQSGQLVLILSALGVIYILLGVLYESYIHPLTILAGLPSAAIGAILALRIFGFELTVVASIGILLLIGIVKKNAILMIDFALDAQRNQGMSPEKAIREACILRFRPIMMTTVAALMGALPIAFGLGAGAELRQPLGISVAGGLIFSQFVTLIITPVIYLYLDKYAGNGPMDIPPAVLEGT, encoded by the coding sequence ATGACACTCTCCGAATTATGTATTCGGCGCCCTGTAATGACGGTGTTGCTCTCGATAGCAACGGTCATCGCAGGGGCTGTTGCCTACATGAAAATTCCAGTAGCTGCGCTACCTAGTTTTAATACGCCAGTTATTTCTGTAAGCGCATCTTTACCGGGTGCGTCACCAGAAAACATGGCTGCCTCGGTAGCCCTTCCCCTTGAAAAAGAATTTTCGACGATTGATGGCATCACCGTAATTAGCTCCACCAATTCCTTGGGCAGTACGAGCATTACTTTGGAATTCAATAACGATCGAGATATTGATAAAGCCGCAGTTGACGTTCAAGCGGCCCTGTTGAGAGCCCAAAAGCGCTTACCGATTGAAATGACGGTACCACCGTCCTACCGTAAGATAAATCCAGCCGACACTCCTGTTCTAGTGGTGCGCATGAGTTCGCCATCAATCAGCCTCTCGGACCTCAATCAATACGCAGAAAATTTACTTTCACCAAACCTATCGACCATTAGCGGTGTAGCGCAAGTTCTTGTTTATGGTGCAAAGCGTTATGCGGTTCGCGTACGAGTTCATCCAGACGCTCTTGCTAATCGCAATCTCACTATTGACGATATCGCTGTTGCTATCAACAAAGCTAATTCCAATAGTCCTGTAGGGGTTTTAGACGGACCCCGTCAGGCCATCACCATTTATGCCAACCCACAATTAGTAAGACCTGAAGAGTTTGCCAATTTAATTGTTAGCCAAAAAAATGGTCTTCCGATCTACCTTAAGGATGTTGCTGACGTTATCGAAAGTTATGAGGACGTTAAGACATTAGCCAGCTCGAATGGTGAACGCTCAATTGCGATTGCAGTATTACGTCAACCAAGTGCAAATACGGTGGATGTTGTTAACTCCGTTAAGGCATTGCTACCTCAATTACAAAAACAGATGCCGGAATCTGTTCGAATGCAATTGTTGAATGACCGCTCGCTCTCCATTCTAGAAGCGATACATGACGTTAATCTCACATTAGCTTTAACGATCTTATTGGTTGTTATGGTGATTTTCTTATTCCTGAAACATGTTTCAGCAACAGTCATCCCCTCTATCAGTCTTCCAATCTCACTGATCGGGGCATTCTTTTTGCTCTATTTTTTGGGATACAGCTTAGATAACATATCGCTTCTGGGTATAACGCTTGCTGTAGGCTTGGTTGTTGATGATGCAATTGTGGTGCTTGAAAACATCATGCGTTATGTTGAACAAGGTATGGACCCACTCAAAGCATCCCTCAAAGGTAGCAAAGAAGTGGGCTTTACGATTATTTCCATTTCTATTTCTTTAGTGGCTGTATTTATTCCACTCTTCTTTATGGCTGGTCCTATTGGCCTTCTGTTTAGAGAATTTGCGGTAGTGGTTTCACTTTCTATTTTGGTGTCAGCAGTCGTATCGCTCACGGTTGTGCCAATGCTATGCAGTCGCTTCCTGCCAAAACCAGGTGAGCATGCCAAGGAATATGCGATCAATAAGAAGTTTGATCGCGTCTTTGACTGGATGCTAAAAACCTATATTCGCTACCTTGATCTGGCTCTTAATAATCGTAAAAAAGTGTTATGGGGCGCTCTTTCCACCTTTGTCATTACCGTGGTTTTATTTGTCTATAGCCCGAAGGGTTTCTTTCCAGAAGAAGATATTGGGCAAATTCAAGCAACCACTGAGGCATCTGAAGATATCTCCTTTAAAGCGATGTTGGCACTACAGGACAGAGCTGCAGAACTCGTCAATAAAGATCCGAATGTGGATAGCTCTATTTCAGTCATTGGCGGTGGTGCGAGCTCAGGCTACAACACCGGCAGGATTTTTATCATTCTTAAGCCCAAGGGCGATCGCGCTAAGATGGCGCAGGTCATGGAGGGGTTAAGAAATAAATTTAAAGAGATTCCCGGTCTTCAGGTTTATATGCGCCCGGTCCAAAACTTACAATTAGGCGGCAAAAATAGTAAAAGCCGCTACCAATTTACTTTGCAAAGCGTTGGTTTTGAAGGCGTGAATGAATGGGCGGATAAGTTGATGCAGAAGATGCGTGCTGACCCGCTTTTCCGTGACGTTACCAGTGACTCACAGCTAAAAGGTCTCAACGTCAAGATCAATATTGATCGTGAAAAAGCGGCTAGTGCCGGCGTTACGATTGCTGATATCCGTACCGCCCTCTACTCCGCCTACGGTGAGAAGCAGGTATCTACTATCTATACACCAGTCAATACTTATTACGTGATCCTGGAAGCTGCTGAAGAAGACCGTCAATATGAGACTGATCTCAATAAGATTTTTGTGAGGGGTCGGGCAACTGACAAACTGATCCCGCTATCCAGTGTTGCTAGCTTTACTCGCCAAATCGGCCCAACTGCCGTAAACCATCAAGGTCAAATTCCGGCCGTAACCCTTTCATTCAATCTTGCTCCCGATGTCTTCTTAGGTGATGCAACGAAAAAGATTGAGGAATACGCCAAGGAAATTGGCTTACCCGCTTCCATCATCACGAGTTACGGTGGAGATGCGGCAGTATTTAAAAGCAACCAATCAGGCCAGCTGGTACTAATTCTATCGGCTCTAGGCGTAATTTATATATTACTTGGCGTGCTTTACGAGAGTTACATTCATCCGCTGACTATTTTGGCTGGTTTGCCATCTGCTGCGATTGGCGCCATCCTTGCTTTGCGCATCTTTGGCTTCGAGCTAACCGTCGTTGCATCGATCGGCATTTTATTATTGATCGGCATTGTTAAGAAAAATGCGATCTTAATGATTGACTTTGCCTTAGATGCACAGCGTAACCAAGGCATGTCTCCTGAAAAAGCCATTCGCGAAGCATGCATCTTGCGTTTCCGGCCTATTATGATGACAACCGTTGCAGCCCTAATGGGTGCGCTCCCGATTGCTTTTGGATTGGGGGCTGGCGCAGAGTTACGTCAACCTTTAGGCATTAGTGTTGCTGGCGGTCTGATTTTTTCTCAGTTCGTAACATTGATCATTACACCCGTGATTTATCTCTATCTGGATAAATATGCCGGTAACGGTCCGATGGATATTCCACCTGCTGTTCTAGAGGGCACCTAA